A genomic region of Zalophus californianus isolate mZalCal1 chromosome 11, mZalCal1.pri.v2, whole genome shotgun sequence contains the following coding sequences:
- the ART1 gene encoding GPI-linked NAD(P)(+)--arginine ADP-ribosyltransferase 1 has protein sequence MQTPAVLSLLLVCTGLMEALQQVQSHPVTRRDLFSQELPLDMAPASFDDQYAGCAAAMTATLPHLNETEFQANKVYADGWALASSRWQDRQAWGPEWGPRPTLPPPGFRDEHGVALLAYTANSPLHKQFNAAVREAGRSRAHYLHHFSFKTLHFLLTEALQLLGRGQRPPQCRQVFRGVHGLRFRPAGPGATVRLGGFASASLQNVAAQQFGEDTFFGIWTCLGAPIKGYSFFPGEEEVLIPPFETFQVINASRPAQGPTRIYLRALGKHSTYNCEYIKDKQCKSRPCRLGNSAIGQGPPSAVWSLLLLLWFLVGGTFPQSPGLP, from the exons ATGCAGACACCTGCCGTGCTGTCCCTGCTGCTTGTGTGCACGGGCCTCATGGAAGCACTGCAGCAG GTCCAGAGCCACCCCGTCACTCGACGAGACCTCTTCTCTCAAGAACTGCCCCTGGACATGGCCCCAGCCTCCTTCGATGACCAGTACGCCGGCTGTGCAGCCGCCATGACAGCCACTCTCCCACACCTCAATGAAACCGAGTTCCAGGCCAACAAGGTGTACGCTGATGGCTGGGCGCTGGCAAGCAGCCGGTGGCAGGACCGCCAGGCCTGGGGGCCAGAGTGGGGCCCCAGGCCTACCCTACCGCCCCCTGGCTTCCGCGATGAGCACGGCGTGGCCCTCCTGGCCTACACTGCCAACAGCCCCCTGCACAAGCAGTTCAACGCTGCCGTGCGCGAGGCGGGCCGCTCCAGAGCCCACTACCTCCACCACTTCTCCTTCAAGACACTCCATTTCCTGCTGACCGAGGCCCTACAGCTGCTGGGCAGGGGCCAGCGTCCTCCCCAGTGCCGCCAGGTGTTCCGAGGGGTGCACGGCCTGCGCTTCCGGCCGGCGGGGCCCGGGGCCACCGTCAGGCTGGGGGGATTCGCCTCTGCGTCCCTGCAGAATGTTGCAGCCCAGCAGTTTGGGGAAGACACCTTCTTTGGCATCTGGACTTGCCTTGGGGCACCTATCAAGGGCTACTCCTTCttccctggggaggaggaggtgctgATCCCCCCCTTCGAGACCTTCCAGGTGATCAATGCCAGCAGACCCGCCCAGGGCCCCACCCGCATCTACCTCCGGGCCCTGGGCAAGCATAGCACGTACAACTGCGAGTACATTAAAG ACAAGCAGTGCAAGTCTAGGCCTTGCCGTCTGGGTAACTCAG CCATCGGTCAAGGCCCCCCTTCTGCAGTCTGGTCCCTCCTACTGCTGCTCTGGTTCCTTGTCGGGGGAACTTTTCCACAGAGTCCAGGCCTGCCATGA
- the CHRNA10 gene encoding neuronal acetylcholine receptor subunit alpha-10 translates to MCQAHPESRYRPHHPCQQGLMPPSVGSRGSHPETCPTSCCGRTVGPRSHRLSLGLSLSSLGLLFLFLPLPECLGAEGRLARKLFHDLFTNYTNALRPVADTDQALNVTLEVTLSQIIDMDERNQVLTLYLWIRQEWTDAYLRWDPDAYGGLDAIRIPSSRVWRPDIVLYNKADAQPMASASTNVVLRHNGAVRWDAPAITRSSCRVDVSAFPFDAQRCGLTFGSWTHGGHQLDVRPRGAAASLADFVENVEWRVLGMPARRRVLTYGCCSEPYPDVTFTLLLRRRAAAYVCNLLLPCVLISLLAPLAFHLPADSGEKVSLGVTVLLALTVFQLLLAESMPPAESVPLIGKYYMATMTMVTVSTALTILIMNLHYCGPSARPVPAWARALLLGRLARGLCVRERGEPCGQSRPLKSPPSPQPPDGGACPPAVPCREPQCLCRQEALLRHVATIANTFHSHWAAQCCHEDWKRLARVMDRFFLGIFFSMALVMSLLVLVQAL, encoded by the exons ATGTGCCAGGCTCATCCGGAGTCCAG GTATCGTCCACACCATCCTTGCCAGCAAGGCCTGATGCCGCCCTCAGTCGGGTCCCGAGGCTCACACCCAGAGACCTGCCCTACCTCTTGCTGTGGCAGGACCGTGGGGCCCAGGAGCCACCGCCTCAgcctcggtctctctctctccagcctgggccttctgtttctgttcttaCCGCTTCCAG AGTGCTTGGGAGCCGAGGGCAGGCTGGCTCGCAAGCTCTTCCATGACCTCTTCACCAACTATACAAATGCCCTGAGACCTGTGGCAGACACAGACCAGGCTCTGAACGTGACCCTGGAGGTGACATTGTCCCAGATCATCGACATG gaTGAGCGGAACCAGGTGCTGACCCTGTACCTGTGGATCCGACAGGAGTGGACAGATGCCTACCTACGATGGGACCCCGACGCCTACGGTGGCCTGGATGCTATCCGCATCCCCAGCAGCCGCGTGTGGCGGCCGGACATCGTACTCTACAACAA GGCGGACGCACAGCCGATGGCCTCCGCCAGCACCAACGTGGTTCTGCGGCACAACGGCGCCGTGCGCTGGGACGCGCCGGCCATCACGCGCAGCTCGTGCCGCGTGGACGTGTCGGCCTTCCCGTTCGACGCGCAGCGCTGCGGCCTGACGTTCGGCTCGTGGACGCACGGCGGTCACCAGCTGGACGTGCGACCACGCGGCGCCGCCGCCAGCCTGGCCGACTTCGTGGAGAACGTGGAGTGGCGCGTGCTGGGCATGCCGGCGCGGCGGCGCGTGCTCACCTACGGCTGCTGCTCGGAGCCCTACCCCGACGTGACCTTCACGCTGCTGCTgcgccgccgcgccgccgcctACGTGTGCAACCTGCTCCTGCCCTGCGTGCTCATCTCGCTGCTCGCGCCGCTCGCCTTCCACCTGCCCGCCGACTCGGGCGAGAAGGTGTCGCTCGGCGTCACCGTGCTGCTGGCGCTCACCGTCTTTCAGCTGCTCCTGGCCGAGAGCATGCCGCCGGCGGAGAGCGTGCCGCTTATCG GGAAGTACTACATGGCTACCATGACCATGGTCACAGTCTCCACGGCGCTCACCATCCTTATCATGAACCTGCACTACTGTGGTCCCAGTGCCCGACCAGTGCCAGCCTGGGCTCGGGCCCTCCTGCTGGGACGCCTGGCAAGGGGCTTGTGCGTGCGGGAACGAGGGGAGCCCTGTGGGCAGTCTAGACCACTCAAGTCACCCCCCAGTCCCCAGCCTCCTGACGGAGGTGCTTGCCCGCCAGCAGTTCCTTGCCGCGAGCCACAGTGTCTGTGCCGTCAGGAAGCCCTACTGCGCCACGTAGCTACCATCGCGAACACCTTCCACAGCCACTGGGCTGCCCAGTGCTGCCATGAGGACTGGAAGCGGCTGGCCCGTGTCATGGATCGCTTCTTCCTGGGCATCTTCTTCTCCATGGCCCTGGTCATGAGCCTCCTGGTGTTGGTGCAGGCCCTGTGA